From Providencia sp. R33, a single genomic window includes:
- a CDS encoding peptide MFS transporter codes for MNNSATKTKTFFGHPYPLSSLFLTEMWERFSFYGVRPLLILFMSAALLQGGMELPIEQASAIVGIFAGGVYITSLPGGWLADNWLGQRRAVWYGSLIIAFGHLSIAMSAFLTNTFFFVGLLLIVLGTGLFKTCITVMVGTLYKKEDTRRDGGFSLFYMGINMGSFIAPLIIGPLHEKYGWHLGFGLGGLGMLVALLIFRFYAIPQMRRYDKEVGLDSTWNHPTVQRKNVGKWVTFAMVLLAVLVILIDNGTIPFNASIIARNSAYVISTCVGIYFLFMFFFAGLNSSERARLLACLILLVAAAFFWSAFEQKPTSFNIFARDYTDRQMGSFEIPTIWFQSINALFIILLAPVFSWFWPSLAKRNMNPSSMTKFVIGILFAAGGFAIMMVAANQVLATQSGVSPFWLVGSILLLTLGELCLSPIGLATMTLLAPQKMRGQVMGLWFCASALGNLAAGIMGGNIRKDQLDSMPELFSHVSIALVICAVVLAALIIPVRKMLKNADKNEAKA; via the coding sequence ATGAATAATTCTGCGACTAAAACAAAAACTTTTTTCGGGCATCCATACCCGCTGAGTTCACTTTTCCTCACCGAAATGTGGGAAAGGTTCTCTTTCTACGGCGTTCGCCCGCTACTTATTCTGTTTATGAGTGCGGCACTCTTACAAGGCGGCATGGAGCTGCCAATTGAACAAGCCTCTGCAATCGTAGGTATCTTTGCAGGTGGTGTTTACATCACCTCGTTACCGGGCGGCTGGTTAGCCGACAACTGGTTAGGCCAACGCAGAGCGGTTTGGTACGGCTCACTGATCATTGCATTTGGTCACTTATCCATCGCAATGTCTGCATTTTTAACAAACACCTTCTTCTTTGTCGGTCTGTTACTGATCGTACTTGGAACTGGATTGTTTAAAACCTGTATCACAGTGATGGTCGGTACCCTGTATAAGAAAGAAGATACGCGCCGTGATGGTGGGTTCTCCCTGTTCTATATGGGTATCAATATGGGGTCATTTATTGCTCCATTAATCATTGGCCCACTGCATGAAAAATACGGCTGGCATTTAGGCTTTGGCCTTGGTGGTTTAGGGATGTTAGTGGCGTTGTTAATCTTCCGCTTCTACGCTATCCCACAAATGCGCCGTTATGACAAAGAAGTTGGCTTAGATTCCACCTGGAACCACCCAACAGTTCAACGCAAAAATGTCGGCAAATGGGTCACTTTTGCAATGGTATTGCTCGCAGTATTGGTTATTTTAATCGATAACGGCACAATCCCATTCAACGCATCAATAATTGCGAGAAACTCTGCCTATGTAATTTCAACCTGTGTGGGCATCTACTTCCTGTTTATGTTCTTCTTTGCAGGTTTAAACAGCAGCGAACGCGCACGTTTATTGGCCTGTTTAATTTTACTGGTTGCAGCGGCGTTCTTCTGGTCAGCCTTCGAGCAAAAACCGACTTCATTTAACATTTTCGCTCGTGACTATACCGATCGCCAAATGGGAAGCTTTGAAATCCCAACTATTTGGTTCCAATCCATTAATGCTCTGTTCATTATTCTGTTAGCACCGGTATTCAGCTGGTTCTGGCCATCCCTCGCTAAACGCAATATGAACCCAAGCAGCATGACGAAATTTGTTATCGGTATTTTATTTGCCGCGGGCGGTTTCGCTATCATGATGGTTGCCGCAAACCAAGTATTAGCAACACAAAGCGGCGTTTCACCGTTCTGGTTAGTGGGCAGTATTTTATTACTGACCTTAGGTGAACTGTGCTTAAGCCCAATTGGTTTAGCAACAATGACCTTGTTAGCACCGCAAAAAATGCGTGGTCAAGTTATGGGTCTGTGGTTCTGTGCGAGCGCATTAGGTAACTTAGCGGCGGGTATTATGGGTGGAAACATCCGTAAAGACCAACTGGATTCAATGCCTGAATTGTTCTCCCACGTGTCTATCGCATTGGTTATCTGTGCCGTCGTATTGGCTGCACTGATTATTCCAGTCAGAAAGATGCTTAAAAATGCGGATAAAAACGAAGCTAAAGCGTAA
- a CDS encoding acetyltransferase, giving the protein MIVQAASRAHDDEIIRVWEASVRATHDFLPEEKINELKVAIKQLYLPNLAVFVAFDDEGKMVGFLGCAENRLEMLFISPENRGQGTGKKLLQYAIEELGVTELDVNEQNPQAVGFYQHMGFVQYGRSELDGEGNPFPLLHMRLKTA; this is encoded by the coding sequence ATGATAGTCCAAGCTGCCAGTCGTGCACATGATGATGAAATAATTCGCGTTTGGGAGGCTTCGGTCAGAGCTACCCACGATTTTTTACCCGAAGAAAAAATCAACGAACTCAAAGTGGCAATCAAGCAACTTTATTTGCCAAACTTAGCCGTATTTGTTGCCTTTGATGATGAAGGGAAAATGGTAGGTTTTCTGGGTTGCGCTGAAAACCGCCTTGAAATGCTGTTTATCTCCCCAGAAAACCGCGGTCAAGGAACTGGGAAAAAACTCCTGCAATACGCTATTGAAGAATTAGGTGTCACTGAGCTTGATGTCAATGAGCAAAATCCACAAGCCGTTGGTTTTTATCAGCATATGGGGTTTGTGCAATATGGCCGTTCTGAGTTAGATGGTGAAGGAAACCCTTTTCCTCTGCTACATATGCGTTTAAAAACTGCGTAA
- the fdxH gene encoding formate dehydrogenase subunit beta: MSMQSQDIIKRSATNSITPPPQVRDDKLEVCKLIDVSSCIGCKACQVACSEWNDIRDEVGHCVGVYDNPTDLSAKSWTVMRFSETTEMGKLEWLIRKDGCMHCTDPGCLKACPSAGAIIQYANGIVDFQSENCIGCGYCIAGCPFNIPRLNPKDNRVYKCTLCVDRVSVGQEPACVKTCPTGAIRFGTKSEMLEYGAERVTKLKNRGYAQAGIYDPEGVGGTHVVYVLHHADKPQLYHGLPKDPQIDTPINLWQGILKPLSVVGFIATFAGLIFHYVGIGPNKDVSDEEEKDDHE; this comes from the coding sequence ATGTCCATGCAATCTCAAGACATTATTAAACGTTCCGCTACCAATAGCATTACGCCTCCGCCACAGGTGCGTGATGATAAGTTGGAAGTGTGTAAGCTCATTGATGTGTCATCCTGTATTGGTTGTAAAGCTTGTCAGGTAGCATGTTCGGAGTGGAATGATATCCGTGATGAAGTCGGGCACTGTGTTGGAGTTTATGATAATCCAACCGATTTAAGTGCAAAATCTTGGACGGTAATGCGTTTTAGTGAAACGACTGAGATGGGTAAATTAGAGTGGTTGATCCGTAAAGATGGCTGTATGCACTGTACTGATCCTGGCTGCTTGAAAGCCTGTCCATCCGCGGGTGCAATTATTCAATACGCAAATGGTATTGTGGACTTCCAGTCAGAAAACTGTATTGGTTGTGGCTACTGTATTGCGGGTTGTCCTTTCAACATTCCACGATTGAATCCAAAAGATAATCGTGTGTATAAATGTACACTATGTGTTGATAGGGTCAGTGTTGGCCAAGAACCCGCTTGTGTGAAAACTTGCCCAACGGGTGCTATTCGTTTTGGTACAAAATCCGAAATGTTGGAATATGGCGCAGAGCGCGTCACGAAACTGAAAAATCGTGGTTATGCGCAAGCGGGGATTTATGATCCTGAAGGGGTCGGTGGTACACACGTTGTTTATGTGCTGCACCATGCAGACAAACCTCAATTGTATCATGGCCTACCAAAAGACCCGCAAATTGATACACCAATCAATCTGTGGCAGGGAATCTTGAAACCACTTTCTGTCGTTGGATTTATCGCGACTTTTGCTGGACTGATCTTCCACTATGTTGGAATTGGCCCGAACAAAGACGTGAGTGATGAAGAGGAGAAAGATGACCATGAGTAA
- a CDS encoding universal stress protein, which yields MYNKILVPIDVTEDALTNMLVPHVNSLQKLNNANVYFLAVTAPISNYLRYGGTILPGDFPDDEKQAEIILAELKEKIKLFSIPADKVHANASVGLVKDEILAAAEDIGADIILLGSRRPNITTYLLGSNAASVVRYAKTSVLVIR from the coding sequence ATGTACAATAAAATTTTAGTTCCGATTGATGTAACCGAAGACGCGCTGACCAATATGCTAGTTCCACATGTCAATTCCCTACAAAAATTGAATAATGCAAATGTTTACTTTTTGGCTGTTACCGCGCCAATTTCTAACTACCTGCGCTACGGTGGCACTATTTTACCGGGTGATTTCCCAGACGATGAAAAACAAGCCGAGATTATTCTTGCTGAGCTAAAAGAGAAAATAAAATTATTCTCCATTCCTGCGGATAAAGTGCATGCAAATGCGAGTGTTGGCTTAGTAAAAGATGAAATTTTAGCCGCTGCTGAAGACATTGGTGCCGATATTATCTTACTGGGTTCACGTCGCCCAAACATCACAACGTATTTATTAGGTTCAAATGCAGCTTCCGTCGTACGTTACGCGAAAACCAGTGTATTAGTTATCAGATAA
- a CDS encoding NAD(P)/FAD-dependent oxidoreductase, with protein sequence MAITRRKFLIGGAVVTVAAGAGILTPMLTREGRFVPGKPRHGFVAGTEGALPQQADVVVIGAGILGIMTAIELVGRGLDVVIVEKGNIAGEQSSRFYGQVITYKMPEETFLLHHLGKHRWREMNAKVGADTSYRTQGRVEVPLDEEDLVNVREWIDTTSKNVGSDIPFKTRIIEGAELDQRLKGAQSKWSIAGFEEDSGSLDAEIATFVMAEHAKKLGIKIYTNCAARGLETQGGAISDVVTEKGAIKTSRVVVAGGVWSRLFMQNLGVDVPTLPAYQSQQLISGSPTAPGGNVALPGNIFFREQADGTYATSPRVIVAPVVKDSFVYGYKYIPLLSMPDFPVHISLNEQLINSFTEPTSWKLNEVSPFEKHRDMTALPDLPELNASFEKLKTEFPAFKDSKLIDQWSGAMAIAPDEHPIISQVNEYPGLVINTATGWGMTESPVSSELTADLLLGKEPALNVKPFSLYRFS encoded by the coding sequence ATGGCTATTACTAGAAGAAAATTTCTTATCGGTGGCGCGGTTGTCACTGTAGCCGCTGGTGCCGGAATTTTAACGCCAATGCTAACGCGTGAAGGTCGCTTTGTTCCAGGTAAGCCAAGACATGGCTTCGTAGCTGGAACTGAAGGCGCACTACCACAACAAGCTGACGTCGTTGTTATTGGTGCTGGAATTCTTGGGATTATGACTGCGATTGAGTTAGTTGGTCGCGGCTTAGATGTTGTCATCGTTGAAAAAGGCAATATCGCAGGTGAACAATCTTCCCGTTTCTACGGCCAAGTTATCACTTATAAAATGCCAGAAGAAACCTTCTTACTTCACCATCTCGGCAAACACCGCTGGAGAGAAATGAATGCCAAAGTGGGCGCTGATACCAGCTACCGTACTCAAGGCCGTGTTGAAGTTCCACTCGATGAAGAAGACTTAGTCAACGTAAGAGAGTGGATTGATACCACCAGCAAAAATGTCGGTTCTGATATTCCATTCAAAACCCGTATTATTGAAGGTGCTGAGTTAGATCAGCGCCTGAAAGGTGCGCAATCTAAATGGAGCATCGCTGGTTTCGAAGAAGATTCAGGTAGTTTAGATGCTGAAATTGCAACCTTCGTGATGGCAGAGCACGCCAAAAAGCTGGGTATCAAGATTTACACCAACTGTGCAGCAAGAGGGTTAGAAACTCAGGGTGGCGCAATTTCAGATGTTGTCACTGAAAAAGGGGCAATCAAAACGTCTCGCGTTGTCGTTGCGGGTGGTGTTTGGTCTCGTCTGTTTATGCAGAATTTAGGGGTAGATGTCCCAACGCTGCCAGCTTACCAATCCCAACAGTTAATTTCTGGTTCCCCAACTGCACCGGGTGGTAACGTCGCATTACCGGGCAATATCTTCTTCCGTGAACAAGCTGATGGCACCTATGCAACCTCTCCACGTGTTATCGTTGCGCCAGTCGTGAAAGATTCTTTTGTTTATGGCTATAAATATATCCCATTATTATCAATGCCTGATTTCCCAGTGCATATTTCGTTAAATGAGCAGCTGATTAACTCATTCACAGAGCCAACCAGCTGGAAACTAAATGAAGTTTCGCCATTTGAAAAACACAGAGATATGACTGCGTTACCAGACCTACCAGAACTGAATGCATCATTTGAGAAACTTAAAACCGAATTCCCTGCGTTTAAAGACTCAAAACTGATTGATCAGTGGAGTGGTGCAATGGCTATCGCGCCAGATGAACATCCAATTATTTCTCAAGTCAATGAGTACCCAGGCCTGGTTATCAATACCGCAACAGGTTGGGGTATGACAGAAAGCCCAGTTTCATCTGAATTAACTGCCGATTTATTATTAGGCAAAGAACCTGCACTGAATGTAAAACCATTTAGCCTGTACAGATTCAGCTAA
- a CDS encoding GNAT family N-acetyltransferase — MNIIELETPRLRLRKWQEEDSAAFYTLNSDPDVMRYFPALLDEQQSQQFLDTIITKFSQQGGWGLWAVELKETNAFIGFLGLNIPAANLPFSPCVEIGWRLLPTYWHQGFASEGAKAVIQLAFTQLKLREIVAFTAVLNTPSESVMKRLGMTKQPDNFYHPALPDGHWLQEHVLYRLKASDYRH, encoded by the coding sequence ATGAACATTATCGAGTTAGAGACCCCAAGGTTACGCCTTCGAAAATGGCAAGAAGAAGATAGTGCCGCTTTTTATACACTTAATAGCGACCCTGATGTGATGCGTTACTTTCCTGCCCTATTAGATGAGCAACAAAGCCAACAATTTTTAGATACCATCATCACCAAATTTAGTCAGCAAGGTGGCTGGGGGTTATGGGCTGTTGAATTGAAAGAAACCAATGCATTTATTGGCTTTCTTGGTTTAAATATCCCCGCCGCTAACCTGCCCTTTTCCCCCTGCGTTGAAATCGGTTGGCGCTTACTGCCCACTTATTGGCACCAAGGTTTTGCTTCTGAAGGAGCGAAAGCTGTCATTCAATTAGCGTTTACCCAGTTAAAGCTCCGTGAAATAGTCGCATTTACTGCAGTTCTCAATACCCCATCTGAATCGGTGATGAAACGTCTTGGCATGACAAAACAACCTGATAATTTTTATCACCCTGCTCTCCCTGATGGTCATTGGTTGCAAGAGCATGTGTTGTATCGCCTCAAAGCGAGCGATTACCGTCATTAA
- the agp gene encoding bifunctional glucose-1-phosphatase/inositol phosphatase — MKYKVLTLCLSAALFAPIAPTMANTDNQSDMVLDQVLVLSRHNLRTPIVNTGILTEVTDKKWPDWDAKSGYLTTQGGALEVYMGHYFREWIDQNKLLADELCPTSNEDIYMYTNSLQRTIATAQFFAAGAFPGCKVNIHHQPEIGKMDPVFNPIITNGSPEFKQKALAAMDDYLKGLSLKAGYEELDTVLNIKDSQKCKTDKLCNLDSQKNSFIIEADKEPGVSGPLKIANSAVDAIDLQYYEGFPADQVAWGLVDTPEKWKKLNTLKNAYQETLFTPKIIAKNVAHPILNYIDKGFVSVDKGETAKFIFLVGHDSNIASLMSAMDFKPYQLAQQYEHTPIGGKLVFQRWTDKQAKKDFMKVEYVYQTADQLRDNAYLSLETPPKHVTLELKDCPIDKNGYCSWEDFQKVMAKALEQ; from the coding sequence ATGAAATATAAAGTGTTAACACTATGTTTATCTGCGGCTTTATTCGCACCGATTGCACCAACCATGGCAAATACTGACAATCAATCAGATATGGTTTTAGACCAAGTATTAGTTCTTAGCCGCCACAATTTACGAACTCCGATTGTTAATACCGGTATTCTTACCGAAGTGACTGATAAAAAATGGCCTGACTGGGATGCAAAAAGCGGTTATCTCACCACGCAAGGTGGGGCGCTTGAAGTGTATATGGGGCACTATTTTAGAGAGTGGATTGATCAAAATAAACTTCTAGCGGATGAATTATGTCCAACCAGTAATGAAGATATTTATATGTATACCAATAGCTTACAAAGAACGATAGCGACAGCACAGTTCTTTGCAGCAGGTGCATTCCCAGGTTGTAAAGTGAATATCCACCATCAACCTGAAATTGGTAAGATGGACCCCGTCTTTAACCCAATTATTACTAATGGCTCCCCTGAGTTTAAACAAAAAGCCCTTGCGGCAATGGATGATTACTTAAAAGGTTTATCACTAAAAGCGGGTTATGAAGAACTCGATACGGTGTTAAACATTAAAGATTCTCAAAAATGCAAAACGGACAAACTGTGTAATCTCGATAGCCAAAAAAATAGCTTTATTATCGAAGCGGATAAGGAGCCGGGTGTTAGTGGCCCACTGAAAATTGCCAATTCCGCAGTGGATGCTATCGACTTACAATATTATGAGGGTTTCCCTGCCGATCAAGTGGCATGGGGGCTTGTTGATACCCCTGAGAAATGGAAAAAACTCAATACGCTAAAAAATGCGTATCAAGAAACGTTATTTACACCAAAAATTATCGCGAAAAATGTGGCTCACCCAATCCTCAATTATATTGATAAAGGCTTTGTATCTGTAGATAAAGGGGAAACAGCCAAATTTATTTTCTTGGTGGGGCACGATTCCAATATTGCGTCATTGATGTCAGCGATGGATTTTAAACCGTATCAGCTAGCACAGCAGTACGAGCACACACCAATCGGCGGCAAATTGGTTTTCCAACGCTGGACAGATAAGCAAGCGAAAAAAGACTTTATGAAAGTGGAATATGTTTATCAAACTGCTGATCAACTGAGGGATAACGCCTATTTATCCCTTGAGACACCACCAAAACATGTCACTTTAGAACTGAAAGATTGCCCGATTGATAAGAATGGCTATTGCTCATGGGAAGATTTCCAAAAGGTGATGGCAAAAGCGTTAGAACAATAA
- a CDS encoding acyl-CoA thioesterase, whose amino-acid sequence MSSIADDVIAQKIEQSISRVSKVVFPTTTNHHSTLFGGTALAWMDEVSFITATRFSRKRLVTVSTEKINFTHPIPSGTIVELVGKVIRVGRTSLTVNVSIFLEDMYSEGREEVIHGQFNFVAIDDNGKPTPLFGE is encoded by the coding sequence ATGAGTTCCATCGCTGATGATGTCATCGCACAAAAAATCGAACAATCCATTTCCCGCGTTTCTAAAGTTGTCTTTCCTACCACAACAAACCACCATAGTACCTTATTTGGTGGTACCGCTTTAGCGTGGATGGATGAAGTTTCTTTTATCACCGCAACCCGTTTTAGCCGCAAGCGCTTAGTGACTGTTTCCACAGAAAAGATCAATTTTACCCACCCAATCCCATCAGGCACAATTGTTGAACTTGTCGGGAAAGTCATCCGAGTCGGTAGAACCAGTTTAACGGTGAATGTCTCCATCTTCTTAGAAGATATGTATTCTGAAGGCCGTGAAGAGGTGATCCATGGCCAGTTTAACTTTGTGGCTATCGATGACAATGGCAAACCAACGCCACTATTTGGCGAATAG
- a CDS encoding PhzF family phenazine biosynthesis protein: MPLSLPVYYVDAFTDTLFHGNPAAIVLLDDWLPDDKLIAIAAEINLSETAFLMGQHIRWFTPKMEVALCGHATLATAYVLNNVLQQSTQPIVFKSLSGELIVTCSKHGLTLDFPILDSVLSSPNQYPELADILGVEITELWLAKDRYLCFLKNRQQIENCQPDMQRLSQLPLPGLTITAQSTEDDCDFVSRYFAPAKGVNEDPVTGTSHCAIAPIWAKRLQKTALVGKQLSKRGGMIHCEVNNGRVKLTGNATLFLTGKIQINQ, encoded by the coding sequence ATGCCTCTTTCTCTGCCTGTCTATTATGTTGATGCCTTTACCGATACCCTATTTCACGGTAACCCTGCTGCTATTGTGTTATTGGATGATTGGTTGCCAGATGACAAGCTCATTGCTATAGCCGCGGAAATTAATTTATCGGAAACCGCATTTTTAATGGGCCAACATATCCGCTGGTTTACCCCAAAAATGGAAGTTGCCTTATGTGGCCATGCCACTTTAGCGACTGCTTATGTGCTTAATAATGTCTTGCAGCAATCCACTCAACCCATTGTCTTCAAATCACTTTCTGGCGAATTAATAGTAACCTGTAGTAAACATGGGTTAACCCTTGATTTCCCAATCCTTGATTCTGTACTTAGTTCACCAAACCAATACCCTGAACTTGCTGATATTTTAGGCGTTGAAATCACCGAACTTTGGCTCGCCAAAGACCGTTATCTGTGTTTTCTTAAAAATAGACAGCAAATCGAAAACTGCCAGCCTGACATGCAACGACTTTCACAGCTTCCTCTACCAGGACTGACAATCACAGCACAATCTACTGAAGACGATTGTGACTTCGTATCACGCTACTTTGCACCCGCTAAAGGGGTAAATGAGGATCCTGTTACAGGGACTTCTCATTGTGCCATTGCACCAATTTGGGCAAAACGATTACAAAAAACAGCATTAGTCGGAAAGCAGCTATCGAAACGAGGCGGTATGATCCACTGCGAGGTCAATAATGGCAGAGTTAAGCTAACAGGAAATGCCACATTATTTTTAACTGGTAAAATCCAAATTAATCAATAA
- a CDS encoding tetratricopeptide repeat protein, translating into MLRILSLIFIFILSINLSLAAVPKETIKRIEQEAQKGDVKAQVMLGIGYYLGNELKQDYGKAKKWLTMASNKGNTDAQLFLGDMYLNGNGVEQNLETAMELFEKSANKGNVEAQNYMGQFYYQGIGVKQNYITAFEWFQKSADKKFPPAQYQLGKMLESGEGTEINDALATEYLAQACKAGITEACPKK; encoded by the coding sequence ATGCTTAGAATTCTTTCACTTATTTTTATCTTTATTTTATCCATTAACCTCAGTCTTGCTGCGGTTCCTAAAGAAACCATCAAACGTATTGAGCAAGAAGCCCAAAAAGGCGATGTTAAAGCGCAGGTCATGCTTGGCATTGGTTACTATCTGGGTAATGAACTGAAACAAGACTATGGCAAAGCCAAAAAATGGCTGACGATGGCCTCCAATAAAGGCAATACTGACGCTCAGCTATTTCTAGGTGATATGTACCTAAATGGTAATGGTGTAGAACAAAACCTAGAAACTGCGATGGAGCTATTTGAAAAATCAGCAAATAAAGGGAATGTTGAGGCACAAAACTACATGGGGCAATTTTATTACCAAGGGATTGGTGTAAAGCAAAATTATATTACTGCATTTGAGTGGTTTCAAAAGTCGGCAGATAAAAAATTCCCTCCCGCTCAATATCAGCTTGGAAAAATGCTTGAAAGCGGTGAAGGTACCGAAATTAATGATGCATTAGCAACAGAATATTTAGCACAAGCCTGTAAAGCAGGTATTACGGAAGCGTGCCCTAAAAAGTAG
- the fdnI gene encoding formate dehydrogenase-N subunit gamma, with product MSKKSKMIVRTKFIDRACHWTVVISFFLVALSGIALFFPTLKWLTETFGTPQMGRILHPFFGVLIFVVLMFMFVRFVKHNIPDKQDLPWIKNIVEVLKGNEHEVADVGKYNAGQKMMFWSIMSLIFVLLVTGVIIWRPYFAHLFPMWMVRWGLLIHAVAAIVLIHAILIHMYMAFWVKGSIKGMIEGKVTRRWAKKHHPRWYRKVEAEEAKTEAESKK from the coding sequence ATGAGTAAAAAAAGCAAAATGATTGTGCGGACAAAATTTATTGACCGCGCTTGTCACTGGACAGTCGTCATCAGCTTCTTTTTGGTTGCTTTGTCAGGTATCGCACTCTTTTTCCCAACACTAAAATGGTTGACGGAAACCTTTGGTACACCACAAATGGGACGTATTCTTCACCCGTTCTTTGGTGTACTGATATTTGTAGTGCTGATGTTTATGTTTGTTCGTTTCGTGAAACACAATATCCCAGATAAACAAGATTTACCGTGGATCAAAAATATTGTTGAAGTCCTTAAAGGGAACGAACATGAAGTGGCTGATGTAGGCAAATACAATGCCGGTCAAAAAATGATGTTCTGGAGTATCATGAGCTTGATTTTCGTGCTCTTGGTAACAGGCGTTATTATCTGGCGCCCTTATTTTGCTCACCTTTTCCCAATGTGGATGGTCAGATGGGGCTTGCTCATTCATGCGGTAGCTGCCATCGTTCTCATCCATGCGATCTTGATCCACATGTATATGGCATTTTGGGTCAAAGGCTCGATTAAAGGGATGATTGAAGGTAAAGTAACGCGCCGTTGGGCGAAAAAACATCACCCGCGTTGGTACCGTAAAGTTGAAGCAGAAGAAGCTAAAACGGAAGCTGAAAGTAAGAAATAA